Proteins encoded in a region of the Eretmochelys imbricata isolate rEreImb1 chromosome 10, rEreImb1.hap1, whole genome shotgun sequence genome:
- the TRAF7 gene encoding E3 ubiquitin-protein ligase TRAF7, protein MSSNKSARYNRFSSGAANITTSENTNGTRMETTFGPAYSAVTTITKADGTNTFKQHRRTPSSSSTLTYSPRDEDDGMPPISTPRRSDSAISVRSLHSESNMSLRSTFSLHEEEEEPEPLVFAEQPSVKLCCQLCCSVFKDPVITTCGHTFCRRCALTSEKCPVDNAKLTVVVNNIAVAEQIGELFIHCKYGCRPAASSKPAAFEVDPHGCPFTIKLSARKDHESSCDYRPVRCPNNPSCPPLLKMNLEAHLKECEHIKCPHSKYGCTFIGNQDTYETHLEMCKFEGLKEFLQQTDDRFHEMQVAMAQKDQEIAFLRSMLGKLSEKIDQLEKNLELKFDVLDENQSKLSEDLMEFRRDASMLNDELSHINARLNMGILGSYDPQQIFKCKGTFVGHQGPVWCLCVYSIGDLLFSGSSDKTIKVWDTCTTYKCQKTLEGHDGIVLALCIQGNKLYSGSADCTIIVWDIQTLQKVNTIRAHDNPVCTLVSSHNMLFSGSLKAIKVWDIVGTELKLKKELTGLNHWVRALVASQNYLYSGSYQTIKIWDIRNLECVHVLQTSGGSVYSIAVTNHHIVCGTYENLIHVWDIESKEQVRTLTGHVGTVYALAVISTPDQTKVFSASYDRSLRVWSMDNMICTQTLLRHQGSVTALAVSRGRLFSGAVDSTVKVWTC, encoded by the exons ATGAGCTCAAACAAGAGCGCTCGCTACAATCGCTTCTCCAGTGGTGCAGCAAACATCACTACGTCTGAGAACACTAACGGA ACGAGAATGGAAACGACTTTTGGGCCTGCCTATTCCGCTGTGACCACCATCACGAAAG CTGACGGGACCAATACCTTTAAGCAGCACCGTAGGACTCCATCCTCATCCAGCACGCTCACCTACTCCCCGCGAGACGAGGACGATGGCATG CCTCCGATCAGCACCCCACGCCGTTCTGACTCTGCCATCTCCGTTCGCTCGTTACACTCTGAGTCCAACATGTCCTTGCGCTCGACGTTCTCGCTCcacgaggaagaggaggaacca GAGCCCTTGGTGTTTGCCGAACAGCCATCAGTGAAACTCTGCTGCCAGTTGTGTTGTAGTGTGTTTAAAGATCCAGTCATCACAACCTGTGGG CACACATTTTGCAGAAGATGTGCCTTGACATCTG agaagtgcccagtggaCAACGCCAAGCTGACGGTGGTTGTTAACAATATTGCTGTGGCCGAGCAGATAGGGGAGTTGTTCATTCACTGTAAATATGGCTGCCGGCCCGCCGCCAGCAGCAAGCCCGCTGCCTTCGAGGTGGACCCCCACGGATGCCCCTTTACCATTAAACTGAGCGCCCGGAA AGATCACGAAAGCAGCTGTGATTACAGACCAGTTCGCTGTCCCAATAACCCCAGCTGCCCACCTCTCTTGAAAATGAACCTGGAGGCGCATCTCAAAGAGTGCGAACACATCAAGTGCCCTCATTCCAAATACGG gtGTACGTTCATAGGAAATCAAGACACCTATGAGACTCACTTGGAGATGTGTAAGTTTGAGGGGCTGAAGGAGTTCCTGCAGCAGACAGACGACCGCTTCCATGAGATGCAGGTGGCAATGGCTCAGAAGGACCAAGAAATCGCCTTCCTGCGCTCAATGCTGGGCAAGCTCTCAGAGAAGATTGACCAGTTGGAGAAGAACCTGGAGCTCAAGTTTG ATGTGCTGGATGAGAACCAAAGCAAGCTGAGCGAGGACCTGATGGAGTTCCGCCGGGATGCCTCCATGCTAAAC GATGAACTGTCCCACATCAACGCCCGCCTCAACATGGGCATCTTAGGAT CGTATGATCCTCAGCAGATCTTCAAATGCAAGGGGACCTTTGTCGGGCACCAAGGCCCTGTCTGGTGTCTGTGTGTTTACTCCATAGGAGACTTGCTTTTCAGTGGCTCCTCAGACAAAACCATTAAG GTGTGGGATACCTGCACTACATACAAGTGCCAAAAGACCTTGGAGGGCCACGATGGAATTGTCCTGGCTCTCTGCATTCAGGG GAACAAGCTCTACAGCGGCTCTGCTGACTGCACCATCATT GTCTGGGATATTCAGACCTTGCAGAAGGTGAACACGATCCGAGCACATGACAATCCTGTTTGCACTTTGGTCTCCTCACACAACATGCTGTTCAGTGGCTCCCTTAAAGCCATTAAG GTCTGGGACATCGTGGGCACCGAACTCAAGCTGAAAAAGGAATTGACAGGTCTCAATCACTGGGTGCGAGCACTTGTGGCTTCTCAAAACTATCTGTACAGTGGGTCTTACCAAACAATCAAG ATCTGGGACATCCGGAACCTGGAGTGTGTCCATGTGCTGCAGACGTCAGGAGGCAGCGTGTACTCCATCGCCGTGACCAACCATCACATTGTGTGCGGCACCTACGAGAACCTCATCCAT GTCTGGGATATCGAGTCTAAGGAGCAGGTGCGCACGCTGACCGGGCACGTGGGGACGGTGTATGCCCTGGCCGTCATCTCCACGCCGGACCAAACCAAAGTCTTCAGCGCGTCGTACGATCGCTCTCTTAGG GTGTGGAGCATGGACAACATGATTTGCACTCAGACGCTGCTGCGGCACCAGGGCAGTGTGACGGCGCTCGCGGTCTCCAGGGGCCGCCTCTTCTCCGGCGCTGTGGACAGCACTGTTAAG